Part of the Paenibacillus terrae HPL-003 genome is shown below.
AAGCTTTCAGATCAGCGAGTACGTTATCGGTGTTCGGAACTTGTTGAAAAGTTTCGGCCAATAGCCGACATCCATCCAGGTACATCTCATTCGCAAGACCATCCTTGCTCCCGAAAATACTGTAAATAATTTTGGTGGAACAGCTTAATTTCTGGGCAACTCGTCGCACAGTCACGGCCTCAGGCCCTTCTTCCGCAAGAAGGATACATGCGGCATCAATGACATTTTTACGAAGCAATTGCTGCTGCTGTAGCTTCACTTCCGAATAGGTTTTATAAGGATGCGATGGCTCGGACATCTTTTAATGCACTTCCTTACTATTTTTAACATAGAGTTTGAATGTGGTTCATTAGGAAACATTGTTACTGATAAGAATCATAGTATTCTAAATCTGAATTTTTGTCAAATATTAAAATAACTACAGCATCAATAGGCAATGCCTACCCGTGTGTGTAAAAAATCGGTGTTACTTAATTGACGATAGGTAAAATCGGCCGTATCAGCGGTGGAAATTTGTGTGCCACCCTCGGGCAGCAGATCCTTTTCCACACGATATATGCCCGTCCGTGCTCCGTCCGGCAGATAGGTTGGGCAGACAATCGTCCAGTCCAGCGCTGAATAGCGCAGCCGTTCGTATACCTGGCGGTGTTCCTCAGCTGCACGGGTGCTGCGCCGCCGGGTCTCGGAGGATTCATACCGGTACAAGCATGGCTCCGTCCGGCTCTGCAAAATCCCTGCCGTCCCTAATGTAATGAGCCGGGGAATGGACTGCTCCTGCATAAGCCGGATCAGCAAACGGATATTCACGGATAAGGTCGTGGTACCATCCGTATTCAGCGCGCTGATGACTGCTGTCGTCCCGCCCTTCAGCGCTTGTGCTACATCCTCAGCATTAGTGGCATCTCCTTGTACGATCTGGAGCTGTGTTCCATATCTTAATTTGTAATCCTCCAGCTTGTCCGGTGCACGAACTAGGGCTGTAACGGTGTGACCGTCTGCCAACGCATATTCCAAGATAAAACGCCCCACACGTCCGGTAGCCCCCAGCAGCATCAAATTCATAAAAGCCTCTTTCCCGGCATGGATGCCGCTTGGTCCTTCTATTACTTTCCGCAATTATTTCCCGTGAAGTGGGTAGAAACGTGCGATATGGTTTGACTCGTTTATAGAGGCTCGACCACGTCGCACCAACTCCACCAGATGGGCCAGTGTTTCGGACATGGCAAACCGCAGCTGGTGAATACCCAGCTTGTCGCTGAATACAGCGATACACAGCTCATAGGCTGTACTGCCCTCTGGCTGGATCAACTCATGGAACTTGTCCAGCCGTTCCTCATGATGCGCCAGCAGCGCCTGCGTCCGTTCACGAAAATAACCAAACGGATTACGGTGCCCCGGATATGCCCACGCAACCTCCAGTTCGCCAAGACGCTGCAAGCCATCCAAAAAAGACTGCAAGGGTTGGGTATCACTTCCCGGCAGCAGACTGATATTAGGCGAAATCCTTGGCAAAACTGCGTCACCACACAGAATAACCCCGCTATTCGGCTCATACAAAGAGACATGTCCGGGCGCATGTCCCCCTGTCTCAATGGGGAGCCAGCTACGTCCCCCCCATTCCAGACGGACATCCTCCCCGGCAGGAATAACGGTGATGTCAGGCTGTGGATTCACTTGCAAATGAGCCTGCTGCATGTGCAGTTTCAAGGCCGATACCTGATCCACAGGAAAGCCGTGATGGACAAAAAAGCTCGGAAGTCTCTGCTCCATCGGCATAGAGGCATCCGCTTGTGAATCTGGGTGGCCCCACATCAGCATCGCTTCCTTGTGGCTTCGCGCTGACATATGTACACGAGCCTGACCTTGCTGCTGCATCCAGCCCGCCAAGCCGTAATGATCCGGGTGATGATGAGTTACAACAATGTCCGAGATATCTCCGAAGGACATCCCCAGCTCCTGAAAGACATGCCCCCATTCTTCCTCCGTATCTGTACTGCGCGGGCCGGGGTCTACGATAGTAAAGCCGTCTTGCCCCTTCAGCACATAGCTGTTCACCCAACGCAGCGGAAAGGACATGGATATTTTGACCTGAAAGCCTCCATCTATTCGTTCACACGGCGTCAGCTCCGGCATCTTCATGGCTTCCCACCCGCCTTTCCGTATCAAGCCCGCACGCCAACAAAAATCATTCGGGGCGAAGCATTTTCGATATATTCATCTTCATCATAGCTTCCATGTACCTGCTCTACAGACAGTCCCGCTTCCTCCAGCAAAGCACGGAATTTTTCATACGGATACAGCTTTACGCGCTCATGATACACGCGTGCAGGTTCTTCACCCGCTACAGTTGTATCCAGACCCGCAGCACCGCCATCAGAAGCCAAAACAGAAGCGATTGAACGGATGGCGATCTGTTTTTTCACAAATCCATCCTCAATGACCCGATGCTCCTCAATCTGATTTCCTTCATCCTCACGTGATGAATGCGGCACCAAGTGAGCGGCTACGTACGCAGGATTCAAATAATCTATAATAAAACGTCCGCCCGGCTTCAACAGCCGATAAATTTCTTTTAATACTCTAAGCTGCTCCCCGTCCTCCTCAAAGTAACCGAAGGAAGTGAACAAATTTACCACCGCATCAAAGCTTTCCTCCAGCGGCACCTCTCTCATATCGCCCTGATGCCAGCTAACCCGTCCTTCAGGATCGGAAGCATGTGCTTCACGCAGCAGCACACCGGACAAATCCACGCCCGTTACCTTATAGCCAGCATCTGCGAGCGCAAGAGAATGACGTCCCATACCACAGCACAAGTCCAATACGCTGAATCCCTGCGGCAATTTGAGCCAGGAAATCATTTTCTGCACTTCCTGATAGGCTCCCTGAAAGTCGCGATGCTTGTATACTAATAAGTAATCTTCCCCAAAGCTCTGCTCATACCATTCTGCCATATTGTTTCTCCTCCATGAACTCATTTCGCTCTATTACATACTATATTAGCTTTTTCAAACTGGAAACTCAAAAACATTACGATTAAGAAGAAACATGTTACAATAACCATATTTATGCTTAAATATTCATAGGAACTTCATACCAGCTTCATGCGATTCACCCCATTTTATCATTAAAATGAATCAAGGGAACGCCTTTTGATGCTATTCATGAAGGAAAGGGGCGGCAACGTTATGATTCAAATCTTGACATACATTAGCGGCATTTTCATTATAGTTTCGGTTTCTCGGAAAAGAAAAAAATATCCTATCGGAATGACTGACCACTTCTGTCAGGGATCGAGGATTATACTCATTATGACCCAACTTACAAGGCTTGGATAGATAAGGGAATGACACCTTTAGAGTGATTGTCGTATAAGAGCGAACGATTTTGGGAAAGGGGGTTGGACTATGACGAAAGTGGACAATATGTTATCGATCCTCTGGATGCTTCGCTCGGGCAAGCGGATGACCGCCAAGCAACTGGCGGAAGAATTGGAGATTCATGTGCGAACCATCTATCCGTGCAGACATACGTGCCCTATTTTCTGATGTCGTACGGTATGGCATTGCAGATCGAGTCGGAGATACTCGTCGGGAAAATGGTTGAGGCCAGTACCCGAACGTTCGCGCATTATGAAACGATGTTATCGGATCAAACAAAGAAGAAAGGGGAATGGACAATGAGTAAACACGCCATGTTCGGAAAATTGACAGCCCACCCGGGGAAACGGGAAGAACTCGCGAAAATGATGCTGGAATCCGTAGAAACGCTGAACAATATGGAGGGCTGTATCTATTATATCTTGCACGCGGCTCAAGATGATCTGGACGATCTGTGGATCACGGAGCTTTGGGAGAGCCATGAGGCGCATGCTGCTTCTCTGAAAAACGAAAAAGTGCTTGAACTCATCGGGCGTTGCCGCCATTTGATTGCGGAGGCTAGTACCATAAAGGTTCGGCCGCTCGGAGGAAAAGGGTTTTAGATTTCGAGGCGTGTCGGCGGGAAAACTGCTCCCCGATATATCCGCGGTAAGCAAGCTTAGTCGAGCAAAAATGCTAGGATGTCCACAGAGCATCCTAGTTTTTTTATTATACCAGTCTTTTATAATGAGCATTAAGTGCAGGAAACGTGAAACTCAAAAGCACTACGAATAAGGATTCTGCAAAATCCTGAACAACGAACATGTTACAATAACCATATTTATGCTTAAATATTCATACCAGCTTCATGCGATTCACTCCATTTTATCATTAAAATGAATCAAGGGAACGCCTTTTGATGCTATTCATGAAGGAAAGGAGCGGCAACGTTATGATTCAAATCGGACTGACGGGTTGGGGCGATCACGATGATCTGTATCCGGTTGGCATCAAAGCCAATCAAAAATTAAGCGTCTATGGAAGCCATTTTTCGGTGGTGGAGATGGATAGTTCTTTTTATGCCGTGCAGCCCACAGATCGTATGGCACGCTGGGCGGCCGAAACCCCTGAGTCATTTTCATTTCTCGTCAAAGCCTATCAGGGCATGACCGGGCATACGCGCGGCAAACAGCCTTATTTCAAAACAACGGATGCCATGTACGAAGCATTGCATACATCCATACAGCCTCTCCGCGAAGCGGGCAAGCTTAAGGCTGTGCTGCTCCAATACCCACCCTGGTTCGACTGTACACGTGAGAACGTCGCCGTGCTGCGTGATACGAAAAAAAGGATGGGTGATGTCCCATCCGTACTTGAATTCAGAAATCAAAGCTGGTTCACACCCGAGTTTCGAAAGCAAACGCTGGCATTTATGCGTGAGGAAGGCTGGATACACAGCGTTTGCGACGAGCCGCAGGCGGGACTGGGGTCCGTCCCGATTGTGCTGCAGGCTACAGACAGCAATCTGACGGTGGTACGTCTTCACGGACGGAATGTATCCGGCTGGAATCAAAGCTCCGCGCCCAACTGGCGAGAGGTTCGTTACCTGTATCGGTATAATGAGAACGAGCTGGCCGAATGGAAAGACCGCTTGCTGGAACTGGAGCAGCAAAGCCGCGAGGTGTGCGTTATTTTCAACAACAACTCAGGTGGAGATGCCGCCGCTAACGCCAAGCAGCTCATGACCATGCTCGGCATGGAGCCTAAACCTTTTCCACCCCGCAAGCCACCCGAAGAGGACAACGGACCGGAACAGCTTGAACTATTTTGAAGGACGGACTGAGGATGAAAGGTTTTGAATAGCCTTCCTGAGCTTGCGTTCGTTATCCAGCAAATGCGGGTCCTTAGGCAAGTATCGCAAAGCTTTTTGGTTATGCTCATATGAAGCGTCCAGCTTGCCCAGATTGGCGCAGCAATGACTGAGTCGTACATGCGGCAGCCAGGAGTAGCAGGGCAGCGGAACAGCTCTAAAACCAGATACGCCCCGCTGCTCCAGTGCTTTTTCGTACCAGTAGGTGGCTGTGCTCCACTCTTTTCGTGTGAAGAACCAGTCACCGACCATGCAGCACAGGTCCGCTTGCGGCACATCATATCGGAAGGAGCGCAGCAGACTATCCAGTTGTTGCTCTGGCTCCCCGAGATGAAGATAGCATTCCGCCAACCGTACGCAAGCGGTAATACGGTCCTCCCGGTAGCCGCTCGGCTCTCCCAGCAGGCGATTGAACGCCTCTGCCGCCTCGGCATATTCCTTACGATCAAAACACTCATTCGCGTAAAAATACAGCAGACGTCCCTCCAGCTTGCCGCTTTCGCTGATCCAGCGGGCAAGGATACGTTGATTACAGAGCGTGTGATCTTCCACGCGGCGGTGCGTTACAGCCGCATCTGAATGAACGATTCGCCCCTCGGGTATCACCAGATCCTCATGCAGACGTCCTGTCCAGCGGTATTGCCGCTCCCGCTTCACGAGACGAATACGACGCGAGGTGAACAACGGCTCACCCTGCCCACCTTCCGCCAGATGGAGTGGCATCACCACCGCGTCGATGTCCGTAGACAAATGCCGCTTCAAGGAACGCAGGCGCTCCCGATCCGGCTCCAGCAGCACATCGTCCGCATCCAGCCACAGGATATAAGAACAAGTCGCCTTGTCGAACGATTCGTTGCGGGCGGCGGCAAAATCGTCGTTCCAGTCGAATGTATACAGCCGATCCGTATAACGGGCTGCAATGGTCTTCGTCTGATCTGTGGAACCTGTGTCCACGATGATGATTTCATCCATCAGGTCCACCACCGAATCCAGACAGCGGGCAAGTGTCTGCTCCTCGTTTTTCACAATCATACACAAGCTGATTGTGACGGGAGGTTTAGTTATGGAGCCTTCCGTGCTACAGCTATGTGTCTTGGGCATTTCCGTCGTCATGACTTCACGCCATCCCCTTTACCGTTGGCTGTATTCCCGGTCTATTTCCCGGTAGATCCGCCATCAGTATATGCACCTTTCCCTTCATTCTGCGCCTTGCCTGCCTGTTCAGAACGCGCAGCCCTCTCCGGTGGCAATGCCCGTTCCTCCATATGTCGGATTCGCTGTACCGCCTTGTCGAGCGCTGCCTTGCGCTGATTCATTTTGCGAACATGCTGCTCCTCCACCAGCCGGAATTGTTCCTCGTCCAGCTCCATCCAGCGGGCCAGA
Proteins encoded:
- a CDS encoding NAD(P)-dependent oxidoreductase, with product MNLMLLGATGRVGRFILEYALADGHTVTALVRAPDKLEDYKLRYGTQLQIVQGDATNAEDVAQALKGGTTAVISALNTDGTTTLSVNIRLLIRLMQEQSIPRLITLGTAGILQSRTEPCLYRYESSETRRRSTRAAEEHRQVYERLRYSALDWTIVCPTYLPDGARTGIYRVEKDLLPEGGTQISTADTADFTYRQLSNTDFLHTRVGIAY
- a CDS encoding MBL fold metallo-hydrolase, translating into MKMPELTPCERIDGGFQVKISMSFPLRWVNSYVLKGQDGFTIVDPGPRSTDTEEEWGHVFQELGMSFGDISDIVVTHHHPDHYGLAGWMQQQGQARVHMSARSHKEAMLMWGHPDSQADASMPMEQRLPSFFVHHGFPVDQVSALKLHMQQAHLQVNPQPDITVIPAGEDVRLEWGGRSWLPIETGGHAPGHVSLYEPNSGVILCGDAVLPRISPNISLLPGSDTQPLQSFLDGLQRLGELEVAWAYPGHRNPFGYFRERTQALLAHHEERLDKFHELIQPEGSTAYELCIAVFSDKLGIHQLRFAMSETLAHLVELVRRGRASINESNHIARFYPLHGK
- a CDS encoding class I SAM-dependent methyltransferase, giving the protein MAEWYEQSFGEDYLLVYKHRDFQGAYQEVQKMISWLKLPQGFSVLDLCCGMGRHSLALADAGYKVTGVDLSGVLLREAHASDPEGRVSWHQGDMREVPLEESFDAVVNLFTSFGYFEEDGEQLRVLKEIYRLLKPGGRFIIDYLNPAYVAAHLVPHSSREDEGNQIEEHRVIEDGFVKKQIAIRSIASVLASDGGAAGLDTTVAGEEPARVYHERVKLYPYEKFRALLEEAGLSVEQVHGSYDEDEYIENASPRMIFVGVRA
- a CDS encoding putative quinol monooxygenase; translated protein: MFGKLTAHPGKREELAKMMLESVETLNNMEGCIYYILHAAQDDLDDLWITELWESHEAHAASLKNEKVLELIGRCRHLIAEASTIKVRPLGGKGF
- a CDS encoding DUF72 domain-containing protein, translated to MIQIGLTGWGDHDDLYPVGIKANQKLSVYGSHFSVVEMDSSFYAVQPTDRMARWAAETPESFSFLVKAYQGMTGHTRGKQPYFKTTDAMYEALHTSIQPLREAGKLKAVLLQYPPWFDCTRENVAVLRDTKKRMGDVPSVLEFRNQSWFTPEFRKQTLAFMREEGWIHSVCDEPQAGLGSVPIVLQATDSNLTVVRLHGRNVSGWNQSSAPNWREVRYLYRYNENELAEWKDRLLELEQQSREVCVIFNNNSGGDAAANAKQLMTMLGMEPKPFPPRKPPEEDNGPEQLELF
- a CDS encoding glycosyltransferase, with the protein product MTKPPVTISLCMIVKNEEQTLARCLDSVVDLMDEIIIVDTGSTDQTKTIAARYTDRLYTFDWNDDFAAARNESFDKATCSYILWLDADDVLLEPDRERLRSLKRHLSTDIDAVVMPLHLAEGGQGEPLFTSRRIRLVKRERQYRWTGRLHEDLVIPEGRIVHSDAAVTHRRVEDHTLCNQRILARWISESGKLEGRLLYFYANECFDRKEYAEAAEAFNRLLGEPSGYREDRITACVRLAECYLHLGEPEQQLDSLLRSFRYDVPQADLCCMVGDWFFTRKEWSTATYWYEKALEQRGVSGFRAVPLPCYSWLPHVRLSHCCANLGKLDASYEHNQKALRYLPKDPHLLDNERKLRKAIQNLSSSVRPSK